One window of Medicago truncatula cultivar Jemalong A17 chromosome 2, MtrunA17r5.0-ANR, whole genome shotgun sequence genomic DNA carries:
- the LOC11420048 gene encoding two-component response regulator ARR2, with translation MKLNNNNNKISMSTSTSPSNSGNLVSDQFPAGLRVLVVDDDPTCLMILERMLRFCLYEVTKCKRAEVALSLLRENKNGFDIVLSDVHMPDMDGFKLLEHIGLEMDLPVIMMSADDGKNVVMKGVTHGACDYLIKPVRIEALKNIWQHVVRKRKNSWKDLRQSGGLDERDREKKASTDANYSSSTNEGKSSKKRRDEEDEADDRDDCSTSKKPRVVWSIELHQQFMAVVNQLGLDKAVPKKIMEMMNVPGLTRENVASHLQKYRLYLRRLSGVSQQQSNLNNSFMSAQESIFGGTSVNEIDLQTLSASGQFSAQSLAKLQAAGLYSPENSKLRFGDGQLQHMSSSKPVNFLHGIPINIEPKQFANFHQSAQSFGSANMRVNASAAKRSPWLTQMAQSQPRGQVLNENTNSHATMFPSSLMQPTGPNGISVNSFPLRCTSGISSSSTKGAFHAEATSGIKGLGGFSYDVYNELHRKSNDWGLANTGLTYDGSQHSNTLQGNIDVSPSILGHRGFSSIQQTRQNRDGMSQGDHQNVGQHLNTPFVDNSLRGKSERIPGTNIEINPFSDQSQEDLMSVFLNQHKGIGQVDNEFDFDGYSIDNIPVYNRSC, from the exons ATgaaactcaacaacaacaacaacaaaatttccatgTCAACCTCAACTTCACCATCAAACTCCGGCAACCTTGTCTCCGACCAGTTTCCGGCGGGTCTCCGTGTACTTGTTGTCGATGATGACCCTACTTGCCTCATGATCCTTGAAAGAATGCTCCGTTTTTGCCTCTATGAAG TTACCAAATGTAAGAGAGCTGAGGTTGCATTATCACTTCttagagagaataaaaatggGTTCGACATTGTTTTAAGCGATGTGCATATGCCGGATATGGATGGATTCAAACTTTTGGaacatattggattggagatGGATCTTCCTGTTATTA TGATGTCGGCTGATGATGGAAAAAACGTGGTAATGAAAGGTGTGACACATGGTGCTTGTGATTATCTAATCAAGCCTGTGCGAATTGAGGCTTTGAAGAATATATGGCAGCATGTGGTTAGGAAGAGAAAGAATAGCTGGAAAGATCTGAGGCAATCTGGTGGATTAGATGAAAGAGATCGAGAAAAAAAGGCATCCACTGATGCTAATTACTCATCTTCAACGAATGAAGGCAAGAGCTCAAAGAAGAGGagggatgaagaagatgaagcagATGATAGGGATGATTGTTCGACGTCAAAGAAGCCGCGAGTTGTTTGGTCTATTGAGCTTCATCAGCAGTTTATGGCTGTTGTGAATCAATTGGGATTAGACA AGGCTGTTCCGAAAAAGATTATGGAAATGATGAATGTTCCTGGGCTCACTAGAGAAAACGTTGCCAGTCATCTTCAG AAATACCGTTTGTATCTTCGAAGGTTGAGTGGAGTTTCCCAGCAGCAAAGTAACTTGAATAACTCCTTCATGAGTGCGCAAGAGTCAATATTTGGAGGAACCTCTGTAAATGAAATTGATCTTCAAACCCTTTCAGCTTCTGGCCAGTTCTCGGCGCAAAGTCTAGCCAAGCTTCAAGCAGCAGGACTTTACAGTCCTGAGAACTCAAAACTAAGATTTGGAGATGGGCAACTGCAACATATGAGCAGCAGTAAACCGGTGAACTTTCTTCACGGAATCCCTATCAACATTGAGCCGAAGCAGTTTGCCAATTTTCACCAGTCTGCTCAATCCTTTGGCAGCGCAAATATGCGAGTCAATGCTTCTGCTGCAAAGAGAAGCCCCTGGTTGACGCAGATGGCTCAGTCTCAACCAAGAGGTCAGGTGCTAAATGAGAATACAAATTCTCATGCTACAATGTTTCCATCATCTTTAATGCAACCTACAGGACCAAATGGAATATCAGTCAATAGTTTCCCTCTTAGATGCACTTCAGGTATATCCAGTAGCAGTACAAAAGGTGCATTTCATGCGGAAGCTACTTCGGGAATTAAAGGATTAGGGGGATTTAgttatgatgtttataatgaACTCCATCGGAAGTCCAATGATTGGGGATTAGCAAATACAGGCCTGACATATGATGGTTCTCAACATTCAAATACTTTACAAGGCAACATTGATGTCTCGCCGTCGATTTTAGGCCATCGTGGTTTTTCCTCTATCCAACAGACTCGACAAAATAGAGATGGTATGAGTCAAGGTGATCACCAAAATGTTGGTCAACACCTCAATACACCTTTTGTTGATAATTCATTAAGGGGTAAGAGTGAAAGAATTCCGGGTACAAACATCGAGATTAACCCCTTCTCTGATCAAAGTCAAGAGGATCTCATGAGTGTGTTTCTGAACCAG CACAAAGGCATTGGACAAGTTGATAATGAGTTTGACTTTGATGGATATTCCATAGACAACATTCCAGTTTATAACAGATCCTGTTAG
- the LOC11413924 gene encoding COBRA-like protein 7: protein MALNFCSHRCFFFIAAVLSVFATTLSMSQQQASDSCNGIFLSYTYNGGIKLQPNLTDSAAQPSRFESTLTVLNNGLVELKSWKVFVGFRHREWLVSASNAVLADGTSIPGAVGNGTVIAGSSVIDLKTAAATAGDLTQMQVKVDMVGTVVGVVPPSVPMPSIINLANDGFICGEAISQGNNETHVCCTSDPNYKTNITTNEKFLPRQNGDLTIMYDVIKAYNSNYWAEVTISNHNPLGRLDNWKLSWNWTNDEFIHTMKGAYPSNIDSSNCIFGSQGEFYKELDFSNVLNCEKRPTIIDLPPTRFNDTQLGKVPFCCRNGTLLPPYMDLTMSISRFQIQVYKMPPHLNRSSLTPPQNWEIKGDTINPDYKCGAPIRISPSQSQDLTGLPSNISSIASWQVVCNISTKSSSKSDSPKCCVSFSAYYNESVIPCSTCACGCPSNQERTCSATTPAMWLPSKALLVPFENRNEFAHEWASLKNLQVPNPTPCGDNCGVSINWHVNSDYEKGWTARITIFNWGETNYADWFAAVQMDKGAIGFEEMYSFNGSLLERLNTTIFMQGKKGLNFLVAEANGSNPRRDPRVPGKQQSVISFRKKNKDEINVVGGDGFPSKVFFNGEECSLPSVFPSNGLRNEFSLATIMILILLSSMLIQY, encoded by the exons ATGGCTTTGAACTTTTGTAGCCACCGGTGCTTCTTCTTCATTGCCGCAGTCTTATCGGTCTTCGCCACAACGCTGTCAATGTCTCAGCAGCAAGCATCTGATTCGTGCAACGGAATATTCCTGTCATACACCTACAACGGCGGCATAAAACTACAGCCAAACTTGACGGACTCGGCTGCCCAACCGTCCCGATTTGAGTCGACACTAACAGTGCTCAACAATGGACTTGTGGAGCTGAAATCTTGGAAG GTGTTCGTTGGATTTCGTCACAGAGAATGGTTGGTGTCTGCATCCAATGCAGTGCTTGCTGATGGGACTAGTATCCCTGGTGCCGTTGGGAATGGCACCGTTATTGCAGGATCATCGGTGATCGATTTGAAGACTGCAGCAGCGACTGCAGGAGACTTGACACAGATGCAGGTTAAGGTAGATATGGTGGGGACGGTGGTAGGGGTTGTGCCACCCAGCGTGCCAATGCCTTCTATCATAAACCTTGCTAATGATGGTTTCATATGTGGTGAAGCCATTTCTCAAG GGAACAATGAAACTCATGTATGTTGCACAAGTGATCCCAATTACAAGACAAATATcacaacaaatgaaaaatttcTACCTAGACAAAATGGAGATCTTACCATAATGTATGATGTGATCAAAGCATACAATTCCAATTATTGGGCAGAGGTCACAATTTCAAATCACAACCCTCTAGGCCGTCTTGACAATTGGAAATTAAGCTGGAATTGGACCAATGATGAATTTATCCACACAATGAAAGGTGCTTATCCATCAAATATAGATTCATCTAACTGTATTTTTGGTTCACAAGGTGAATTTTACAAGGAACTTGACTTTTCCAATGTATTGAATTGTGAAAAAAGACCAACAATAATTGATCTACCACCAACAAGGTTCAATGATACACAACTTGGTAAAGTACCATTTTGTTGTAGGAATGGTACTCTATTACCACCTTATATGGACCTCACCATGTCAATTTCAAGGTTTCAAATACAAGTTTATAAAATGCCACCACATCTCAACCGGTCAAGCCTTACACCACCACAAAATTGGGAGATTAAAGGTGATACAATCAACCCCGATTACAAATGTGGGGCGCCGATTAGGATTAGTCCTAGTCAATCTCAAGATCTTACAGGGTTACCTTCAAACATATCTTCAATTGCAAGTTGGCAAGTTGTGTGCAACATAAGTACAAAGTCATCATCAAAAAGTGATTCTCCTAAATGTTGTGTCTCATTTTCAGCTTATTATAATGAATCAGTTATTCCTTGTAGCACATGTGCATGTGGATGTCCTAGTAATCAAGAAAGAACATGTAGTGCTACTACACCAGCTATGTGGCTTCCATCAAAAGCACTTCTTGTTCCATTTGAGAATAGAAATGAATTTGCACATGAGTGGGCTAGTTTGAAAAACCTACAAGTACCTAACCCTACTCCATGTGGTGATAACTGTGGTGTGAGCATAAACTGGCATGTAAATTCAGATTATGAAAAAGGTTGGACTGCAAGGATCACAATTTTTAACTGGGGTGAGACGAATTACGCTGATTGGTTTGCTGCGGTTCAAATGGACAAAGGTGCAATAGGTTTTGAGGAAATGTATTCATTCAATGGAAGCTTGTTAGAGAGATTAAACACTACAATATTCATGCAAGGTAAGAAAGGATTGAACTTTCTTGTAGCGGAAGCAAATGGGTCAAACCCTCGAAGAGATCCGAGGGTGCCTGGGAAACAACAGTCAGTAATCTcgtttagaaagaaaaataaagatgaaatCAATGTTGTTGGTGGTGATGGTTTTCCTAGTAAAGTGTTCTTTAATGGGGAGGAATGCTCTCTTCCTTCGGTGTTTCCAAGCAATGGTTTGAGAAATGAATTTTCCTTGGCTACTATTATGATCCTAATATTGTTGTCAAGTATGTTGATTCAATATTGA
- the LOC112419035 gene encoding uncharacterized protein: protein MEYRGWICNPTKQSDEYIRGVNTFLEFAFQTPEDDGKILCPCTKCANYKSHSRSTVYEHLTDPRYGFLRRYTEWIFHGERSTTSSCISKIHKPKKLKASLSEKQELLDELKQMRESQERTCALLANFATLIQNRFSVEDVNDIIQPATQVSDASSVLGPTSFPSPDVNEDGREEDK, encoded by the exons ATGGAGTATAGAGGGTGGATCTGCAATCCAACAAAACAAAGCGATGAATATATTCGAGGCGTTAACACATTTCTTGAATTTGCTTTTCAAACGCCAGAAGATGACGGAAAAATATTGTGTCCTTGTACAAAATGTGCCAACTATAAGTCACATTCTCGCAGTACTGTTTATGAACACTTAACTGATCCGCGATACGGATTTCTTAGACGTTATACGGAATGGATATTCCATGGTGAGAGATCCACAACTTCAAGTTGTATAAGCAAGATtcataaacctaaaaaattgaaAGCTTCTTTGTCTGAAAAACAAGAGTTACTGGATGAACTTAAGCAGATGAGAGAAAGTCAAGAGAGGACGTGTGCTTTGTTGGCAAATTTTGCGACATTGATACAAAATCGATTTTCTGTCGAAGATGTGAATGATATTATACAACCTGCAACACAG GTTTCAGATGCTTCTAGTGTCCTTGGCCCGACGAGTTTTCCAAGTCCAGACGTTAATGAAGATGGAAGAGAGGAAGATAAGTAG